The DNA segment GTACGAGGGACTGATCACTTGGTATTATTCTTCTACGTTTACATTCAATTTCATTGGAGCCACTTTACGTGTTTCGTTGCCGTAGTCGTCACGGACGATCACTTCAATCTCTGCGCCTTCTACTTCAATGTTGGAGGTGGCTGTCCAGTATCCAACATACGTACCATCGCTCTCTTCACGGATAGGAAGCTCCGTTGCATTAGAGGTGATGTTTGTTAGCGGCATGCGGATGATGAAGGTCGCATCCAAGTCTTCTTCACTTGTAAATTCAATTTTTACGGATTCACCAGATTTTAGCGTTTTATCCTCGTCTGGCTTTAGGTTTTCAATAACAAGAGCATCAAACTTTACGTCAATGCTGATTTGTTCTGTTGTTGAATTTCCTGCTAGATCGGTTGCAACAACTTCAATGTCATTAATTCCGTTCTCAAGCAGAACTCGTTGGCTAAAGCTTCCGTTCTCTTCTACAGTTGCATTTTGACCATTAACGGTTACGGTATCAAGGTTCTCATCTGTTGCCGTACCTTTTACCGTGACGGTTTCGCGATTGGATTTAGAGCCATCCACTGGATCTGTAATCTCAAGCTCGGGGCTTGTTTGATCGAGAATCACAGTAATGGCTTCAGAAAGGTCACTATCACCAGACTCTGTAACAACCGCTGCCGTTAATGTGTTTTCACCTTCCGCAAGTGTTACGTCAGTTGTGAATACGCCAGATTCATCAGTGGTAGTTGTACTTGCTTCTTCTCCGTCATTGTAGATGATTATGCCTGAAGCAGCGGAAGACGTTCCTTCAATTAAAATAACCTCTTCATTTGTCATTGTACCATCTTCCGGAGACGTAATCGTTGGTGCGCTTAGTTCATAATTCACTTTTGCACGGATCATGTAATTCCCTTCATCGGCTGGAGTTTGTGTAAAGCTTCCGCCAATAAACTCCCAGCTTCGTTCTGCAACTGGACCATCTTCATCAATCGCTAGACCAGGTGCATTTGGATCTGCGGCAGATTGAATGTACGTAAGGTAAAAGTCGCCTTCAACCATAATCCCTTCACCAGATAAATCAACTTCTGTCCACGTACCATCACGTTTCGCTGTCGCATCAATTGGTCCAGCAATTTGCTTGCCAGGAGAACCGTCCGGACCACTTGCATCGTAAACGGCTACCTTAAATTCCGTTCCTCCAGGTACAGGCCATTCCTCGTCCCAGAAGCGGAATAAACCACCAGTTAGGACAGCTCTCTCCTCGCCTTCAGCAAGGGACATTCTCACGGCCCAACCGTTTCCTGCTTCATAGTAAGCACGTGCATTCTCAGCTGTACCGTCATCATAACCGATCTCACCTTCGTAGCCGATAAATGGTTGCAGGGCTACATCGTGTGAAGCGGTCTCTCCACCAGTGACTATTACTTCGATTGTCTGGCTGTAGAAGCTCGGAGCGGTGATTTGAACAGTATATTCTCCTTCATAAGCCCTTAGCTCATATTCACCTTGATCATTTGTTTTTACAGGAGCAATATGTCCATCCTCAAGTAACGTAACTGTGGCACCTGATACAGGCTCACCCGTTGCTTCGTTACTAACAACTCCAGAGATAGTTCCTGTTGCTACTTCTGTTAACGTGAAGTGTGCCGTTGTAGTAGCATCAGCTTCCACTGTGATTGATTGTTCCTCAGATACAAAGCCGTACGCATCAGCACGTAATGTGAATTCGCCTGGTGCATGCTTAAGAGAATAGCTTCCATCCGCAGAATTGGTTTGAACAGATCGTCCGCTCTCAAGTACATTCACTGTTGCTTCTACTGGAAGAGCAGCAAGTTCAAACTCAGTATCTGTTTTTGCTCCAGCTGGTTTTTGTATGTCTGATTGTTTTGGCTTAATGTCAGCAGGATTTACGTTTTCTTTTTCAAGGTTGCGGTTAAAGAACGTATGGTTTGGTGGTTCAACACCTGGATGATAGGTTGGCTGCGTGGACTCATTTGATAGTGCGACCTTGTCCAAGAACCAGCCTTCATTTGTAATTGAAATGTCTGTGGTTACATTAAAACCTAGGTAGATCCGTTCGCCGGCATAACTCGATAGATCAATCTCTGTTTCAATCCAATCAGCCGTTGCGCCATTAAAGCGCTCAAGTTGTTCCCACTCCACGCCATCTGTTGAAATAAAGACATGGGCGAAATCATAGTTGTTTTCAAGCTCATACCAATGAGTAAATTGCAGGAAGGCTTGTCCTTCGTCTAAATCAATTGGAGGCATCACAAGTGTCATGTTCGCATTATTCGGATGATCTCCAGAAAGGTTTGTTGCATACACATTGTCACCAGTTAAAGCAACGCCAGGACCAGATACGGGCTCTCCCCATTCCCAGACATCATTTGAACCAAACGAGTACCAGCCATTTGGTTTGGTTGCAAAGTCTTCTTCATAACCAATGCCAATGGAAGGAAGGATCGTCACTTCATACACATCAGACTCCGTAGTGTTCTCGCCAAAGTCTGTAATGGTCCATTTGTATCCAATGGCTTCCCCATCTACCGCATCGGCAGGGATTGTCGCGCTATACGTTCCGGATAAGTGGTTTCCACTTGTTTGAGTGGCTTCAACTGATGTCCACTCATCACTTGAACCGTAATGTAGAGTTACATCTGTTACCGCTACATTGTCAGTAGCTGTAATCGATAATGGAAGGTCAAGTCCTGCATATCCTTCTGTTACTGGATCATGTTCAAAGCTTGGTGGCTCTGTATCTTCACCATCTTTTGTTACGCTACCTGAAACAGTCCCAATCCCGTCAAGAACGGAGGATACGGCTTCATACGCATTAACGAGCCCGTGTCCATAGCCATTATTAGGTGTTTCAGGATACTCATCATCTGTAAGAGGAATGGCTGTTGAGATCAAAATTTCTTCTAAGTCATCAACAGAAAGCGATGCATTTGCTTGTAAAAGTAATGCCGCTACCGCTGAAACATGAGGACCGGCCATTGATGTTCCGTTCCAGCCACCTTCATAGCCGCCCCCTGGCACAGCAGAGCGAATGTTCACGCCTGGAGCTGAAATCTCAGGCTTAATCTCTTCGTATGGAGACGGTCCGCGAAGTGAGAAGTTTGCTAAGTTATCATTAATATCTGTTGCTCCTGTGGCAAATGATTCAGGATAGTTAGCCGGGTTTGCAACAGATCCTGGACCACCAGGGTTAAAAAGAGTGGTGTTTCCAGCTGAAAACTCAGGGAAAATATTTGCGGCTCTCCAGTTTTCAACCATTGGACGATACCACTCATCAAGACCAGGACCGCCGCCCCATGAATTATTGACAATGTCTGGAGCTTTCTCAGGTTGAGGGTTGCCATCTTCATCTGTAGGGGCAATAATCCACTCACCTGCAGCCAATAGATCAGCATCTGATCCGCCGAATGGAGTGAACGCTTTTACACCAATCCATTTAGCGCCGGGCGCGACACCAGTCGCATTCGATCCATCTGGCTCAACTCCAACCATCGTTCCAGTCACATGTGTACCATGACCATCATCATCGTATGGAGTCTGATTACCTGCCGTCGCATCAAACCAGTTAAATTCATGATCAGAATTTCCAGGGTCAGATGGATCATATCCACGATATTGTTCAATTAGTCCTGGATGATCCCACTCGACACCTGAATCAATTGAGGCAACGACAATACCCGTTCCATCAATCCCTTGCTCCCATACAGCTGGAGCACCGATGTGATCAATGTTCCATTCAATGTCAGAATCACTAGCCACTTCAGGTGTTTCCGCTGATGTTTGTTCTGTAGGGTTTAATTGTCTCATCTCATTTGCTAGCACTTTTTCAATTTCAGGTCTAGAAGCTAGCTTTTCCATTACTTCCTTTGTACCGGTAACGGCCATTCCATTTACGATAAAGAATGATTGGAAATCTTTCACTCGTTCTTCCTCTAGCTCACCTTCAAGAAAAGCCGTTACTTCTTTCTGGCTGTCAATACTTGTGGCACGTAGGCTAGAGACAACCGCAGAGCGCTCAAGCAGCTTCATCTGGGAAGCTGAAGCATTCTGAGCCTGCTGTGTGCTAGAGACAGTGCTCGCCACCTCAGCCGTATTCACTTGCTCTTTAAATTTTAATAGAAATGTAACGAATTCCGCGTCCTCAAATTCTTCATAGACACGCTCACTAATTTTTTCAGAGCTTGATTGGGTAAAATCAAAAATAGACGTACTAGCGGATTGGGCTGACGTCTGGTGTGGGGTAAACATGGTAAAGACAAACAAGAATACAAGGGAGATGGACATCATTTTTCTTAGTCGTCTGTTCATGTGATCTTTTTCTCCTTTTCTATTTAATTTTTCTTCCTAAAAATCGTCACCTCTTCCTAGATATTTTCTTTTTTATGTAAATCTCGCTGTTACACGTATCATAGCTAATCTATAAGTAGAAAACAGTAGTATTTTGAAAATTAAGAATAAAGTAATATGGAGCTAGGCAATAAAGAGTTTGGTTATTTTCATGCTTGTTTTTTAGAATGGTGGGGCGGAAAATCGTTGGTTTATCGACGAATTACAATCACTTTTTATGATCAGATTTTATGAGATGTATAAGTGAATTGAAGTGGTAGAGTTATAAATAGGTAATTAGGATAGTGTGTAGACTTAAACGAGACTAAAGATATACGATAACGTGCATGATGTATAAAAAGCATAAGGAGAGAATTGATATGAATCAAAAAGAAGTAAGAGAGATTCAAAAAAAGGTGGAAATGAATGCACCAATCTATACGGTATGGTCGCTTATATCGACACCAGCAGGTCTTGCACAATGGTTTATGCCTGGAGACATAAAAGCGAGTGAAGGTCACGAATTTAATTTGAAATCACCATTCGGTCCTTCTCCTTGTAAAGTCACGCATGTAGAAGAGCCGAATCAATTAACGTTTGATTGGGATACAGAAGGATGGTTTGTGAATCTATCTCTAAAAGAGGTGGGGGACAGAACCGAATGCACAGTGACACATGGTGGCTGGGGTGAAGCCGATGAAATGATAGGGAAGGCACAAGAAAAAAGTGCAGTCATTAGAGAAAGAATGGATGGAGGCTGGACAGTCATTGTTTCTAAGTTAAAAGCTGTTGCGGAGGAATAGGTTAAAAAGAAAAAAGACTAATGATTCGGGATTGAATCATTAGTCTTTTATGTATGTATCTACTCTAGCGGAAGTGGGAACGTAGACTCCTGCGGATACAGTACGTGGTGAAGACTCTGTAGCGATGGTTTTACGCGTAAGAGGCTGAGGCCGTACCCGCGGAAAGCGAAGTTCCCACTGGAGCGGAACCATATCACATTTCTATCTTTACTTCATCCTCTTCAATCTCTTTTATCATTTCCCTAACTCATGAATCACATGGGCCGTGCAACGAATGCCGTTGAAGAAGTGATCAAGGGTGATATTCTCGTTTGGTGAATGATTGCGCTGGTCAAAGTTCGCATAGGGCATGAGCATAGAAGGGGCCTTAAGGATGTTTGTCCAAACATAATCAGGTAAAGATCCCCCTAGACTAGGCTGGATCAACGGCTGTTGATTAAATGCTTCCTTAATCCCGGTAATCGCTTGTTGAACAATCTCTGTATCTACAGGAGTTCTAGAAGGGTTCATGGAACCAAGAAAGCGAACCGTTGCCGTTGGATGATGAGCCTTTACATGACGCTCAATCTTTACAAACACATCCGCTGGGTCCTGATCGACCACAAGTCTTGTATCAACTTTTACACTTGCCTTAGAAGGTGTAATCGTTTTAACACCTTGATCTAAGTAGCCGCTTTTCATCCCGAATATATTAAACGTAGGTTCCATCGTCAGCTTATGATGATAGCTTTGCCCATCTAAAGAGAGGGACGGATACCCGATCTTTTCTCCGACTTCACTCGCGTCAAATGGGAGATCCTTTAAAAGCTTCTTTTCTTCCTCCGTAGCTGGGCGAATATGATCATAGAAACCCTCAACAAGAACGCGCCCATCTGAGCTCCTCATGGTGTGCAGAAGTTCAACTAGTTCCCATGCAGGATTCGGAACAATATTCCCAGTGTTCCCAGAGTGGTTATCAAACGCCGCACCCTCTATCTCAATTTCAAGGGAAAGCATTCCGCGTACTCCGAGTAAAACAAGGGGCTGGCCACTACTATGAGAGGAACCATCAGCCGTATAAACAAGATCTGACTCGAGCATGTTCTTATGCTCTTCCACGAATTCAGGTAAGTTCACGCTGCCCATTTCTTCTTCACCCTCAATCACAAACTTCAAGTGAACGGGGAGTGTTCCAAAAGAGTCCAGGTATGCTTTTACACCTAAAAGCTGAGCAACAATTTGTCCTTTGTTATCACCGGCTCCACGAGCAAAGATTCGTCCATCACGAATGGTTGGTTCAAACGGAGGGCTTTGCCAATGATCAAGCGGGTCGGGAGGCTGAACATCATAATGACCATACAACAAGATGGTCTTGGCTTCAGGATTCGTTGATTTAAGTTCACCGTATAGAATAGGGTGTCCCTTTGTTTCATATAACTCGGGTTCAATCCCTACTTCTCTCATTAGGTCTTGCATAAGAGAGGCACATTCTCTCATTCCTTTATTCTGTGTACTGATGCTTTCTTGTCTTAAAATCTTGAATAGTGTGTTGAGCGTTTGCTCTTTATGTTCTGATACATACGCATCAATGGAGGGTAAACTCATGCTGTCATTCCTTTCAGAATCGTTATCTAAATAGTTTAAATAGTCATTCCTTGAATTGCAAGAAACATTCGCTCATTCTATAAGGAGTTAGTAAAGTATGGAGGGAGGGTACATTATGTGTAAGGTGAGAGGACCTGTAGTTGATGATCAGACTAGGTGCGTTCACTATCAATCAGAGAAGGATGTTATCGCCATAAAGTTTAAATGCTGCGGACAGTATTATCCTTGCTATTTATGCCACAATGAGCGAGAGGATCATGAGATAGAGGTTTGGCCAAAGGATGCGTTTCATGAGAAGGCAATTCTATGCGGTGTGTGTAAGACAGAATTAACGATCGAGCAGTATAAAGACTGTCACCATACGTGTCCTGTGTGTAGCTCTCTTTTTAACGAAGGGTGTCTCTTACATTCTCATATCTACTTTGAAAAATAAATCCTTATTTATAATAATTATTATTTGATATTATATATTAAATGATATATAATGTAGTTATAAGAGATAAGGAGTGTATGTGATATGACAAACCAAACCGTAGTAAATGAGTTAAACCAACAGCTTGCAGACTGGAATGTACTTTATACAAAGCTTCATAATTTTCATTGGAATGTAAAAGGACCAGACTTCTTTACATTACATGTTAAATTTGAAGAGTTTTATAATGAAGCCGGCGTTCATATTGATGAAATCGCAGAACGCATTCTTGCCATTAAAGGAAAACCTATTGCGACGATGAAGGAATTTCTTGAAACGTCAAATGTAGAAGAAGCAACCGGACAAGAATCAGCAAGAGATATGGTTGCATCGATTGCAAAAGACTTTCATGCGGTCTCAACACATGCGGAAGCTGTCATTGAAGCAGCTGGTAAAGTTGAAGATGAATCAACGGCAGATATGTTTATTGCGCTTAAAGCAGAATTAGATAAGCATACTTGGATGCTTGAAGCTTATTTAGGATAACTCAAAAAAATGCCGGACCCTACTTAGAGGGTTCGGCATTTTTTAAAAAGATTGGTTCTGCATCACGAAACCACGAAGGGATCACGGATTGGAAGGAACAATGGTCTTGAATGACTGTGTCTAATCGTTCAAGCATCTCGTCAAGCTGCTCGGGAGCAGTTTGGATGGACCAAACAACAGATGAAAACACGGTCATAGCAGTGTATACAGAGTACAATGTCCAAAACGATTCGGGTATGTGATTTTGGAAATAGCCATGAATTTGCCCAATGGAAAAAGGGACGCTTGTTTGGCGTGAAAATAAGGCAATCTTCACGAAATCATGGTAGGGATCACCCCAGTCATAGCCGTTAAAGTCGATGATTCCTGCAAATTGTTGTTCTTTAATTAGGATATTTCTCAAATGAAAATCATCATGCTGGAAATGGTTTGGTCGTCCTTTTAAAAGCTGCTGATTGGATGCAATGAAGTCTATCAGCATGTGATCGTCCCGAACTGTAATGGTAGGGGCTTTGTAATGCGCTAAGTACTTTTCATGCTTGGCAATCGCTCGGTTTTCCCAATCTACAATATGCTGCGGAGCTTCTAATGAATGCATGAGCGCAAGCTGCTCACCTGCTTGAAAGCCAATCTTGTATTGCTTCTTATCAGAAAGAGCAGGAAGAATGATTTCGGCCTCCTCACCCTCTAAATAGGAATACAATTGATACGTGATGTCTAGCGCAGCAAGATACCCTGAATCGATTGGTAAGGGGCAGGTGACTCCTTTTTGACCAAGTGACAACAAGAGACTTGCTTCCTGTTGTCTGTGTTGGAGTGAGTTTGATTGACCGATCCGTAAAATCAGTGGTGGTTCTTGCTCAAACCGAACGATAAACTTTGCGTCAGATGAAAATCCTTTTTGAATCGGTGTCATGGACGTCGCGCCGCTAACACGTGAGATCTGTTTCTGGAGTAAGGCTGGATTTATCATCGTTGTTCGCTCGCCTCGTACTCTGCAAGTAGCTTCGTTAAATGTCCAGTATGCATGATGTGTAGGCGGTGAAGAGCACGTGTAATCCCAACATAAAGAAGCTTGATATGATCCGTGGTTTGCTGATAGCTTTGCTCATCAGCATCAATGATTAGCACAGCATCAAATTCGAGTCCTTTT comes from the Alkalihalobacillus sp. FSL W8-0930 genome and includes:
- a CDS encoding SRPBCC domain-containing protein encodes the protein MNQKEVREIQKKVEMNAPIYTVWSLISTPAGLAQWFMPGDIKASEGHEFNLKSPFGPSPCKVTHVEEPNQLTFDWDTEGWFVNLSLKEVGDRTECTVTHGGWGEADEMIGKAQEKSAVIRERMDGGWTVIVSKLKAVAEE
- a CDS encoding CHY zinc finger protein; protein product: MCKVRGPVVDDQTRCVHYQSEKDVIAIKFKCCGQYYPCYLCHNEREDHEIEVWPKDAFHEKAILCGVCKTELTIEQYKDCHHTCPVCSSLFNEGCLLHSHIYFEK
- a CDS encoding aminoglycoside phosphotransferase family protein, whose translation is MINPALLQKQISRVSGATSMTPIQKGFSSDAKFIVRFEQEPPLILRIGQSNSLQHRQQEASLLLSLGQKGVTCPLPIDSGYLAALDITYQLYSYLEGEEAEIILPALSDKKQYKIGFQAGEQLALMHSLEAPQHIVDWENRAIAKHEKYLAHYKAPTITVRDDHMLIDFIASNQQLLKGRPNHFQHDDFHLRNILIKEQQFAGIIDFNGYDWGDPYHDFVKIALFSRQTSVPFSIGQIHGYFQNHIPESFWTLYSVYTAMTVFSSVVWSIQTAPEQLDEMLERLDTVIQDHCSFQSVIPSWFRDAEPIFLKNAEPSK
- a CDS encoding S8 family serine peptidase encodes the protein MNRRLRKMMSISLVFLFVFTMFTPHQTSAQSASTSIFDFTQSSSEKISERVYEEFEDAEFVTFLLKFKEQVNTAEVASTVSSTQQAQNASASQMKLLERSAVVSSLRATSIDSQKEVTAFLEGELEEERVKDFQSFFIVNGMAVTGTKEVMEKLASRPEIEKVLANEMRQLNPTEQTSAETPEVASDSDIEWNIDHIGAPAVWEQGIDGTGIVVASIDSGVEWDHPGLIEQYRGYDPSDPGNSDHEFNWFDATAGNQTPYDDDGHGTHVTGTMVGVEPDGSNATGVAPGAKWIGVKAFTPFGGSDADLLAAGEWIIAPTDEDGNPQPEKAPDIVNNSWGGGPGLDEWYRPMVENWRAANIFPEFSAGNTTLFNPGGPGSVANPANYPESFATGATDINDNLANFSLRGPSPYEEIKPEISAPGVNIRSAVPGGGYEGGWNGTSMAGPHVSAVAALLLQANASLSVDDLEEILISTAIPLTDDEYPETPNNGYGHGLVNAYEAVSSVLDGIGTVSGSVTKDGEDTEPPSFEHDPVTEGYAGLDLPLSITATDNVAVTDVTLHYGSSDEWTSVEATQTSGNHLSGTYSATIPADAVDGEAIGYKWTITDFGENTTESDVYEVTILPSIGIGYEEDFATKPNGWYSFGSNDVWEWGEPVSGPGVALTGDNVYATNLSGDHPNNANMTLVMPPIDLDEGQAFLQFTHWYELENNYDFAHVFISTDGVEWEQLERFNGATADWIETEIDLSSYAGERIYLGFNVTTDISITNEGWFLDKVALSNESTQPTYHPGVEPPNHTFFNRNLEKENVNPADIKPKQSDIQKPAGAKTDTEFELAALPVEATVNVLESGRSVQTNSADGSYSLKHAPGEFTLRADAYGFVSEEQSITVEADATTTAHFTLTEVATGTISGVVSNEATGEPVSGATVTLLEDGHIAPVKTNDQGEYELRAYEGEYTVQITAPSFYSQTIEVIVTGGETASHDVALQPFIGYEGEIGYDDGTAENARAYYEAGNGWAVRMSLAEGEERAVLTGGLFRFWDEEWPVPGGTEFKVAVYDASGPDGSPGKQIAGPIDATAKRDGTWTEVDLSGEGIMVEGDFYLTYIQSAADPNAPGLAIDEDGPVAERSWEFIGGSFTQTPADEGNYMIRAKVNYELSAPTITSPEDGTMTNEEVILIEGTSSAASGIIIYNDGEEASTTTTDESGVFTTDVTLAEGENTLTAAVVTESGDSDLSEAITVILDQTSPELEITDPVDGSKSNRETVTVKGTATDENLDTVTVNGQNATVEENGSFSQRVLLENGINDIEVVATDLAGNSTTEQISIDVKFDALVIENLKPDEDKTLKSGESVKIEFTSEEDLDATFIIRMPLTNITSNATELPIREESDGTYVGYWTATSNIEVEGAEIEVIVRDDYGNETRKVAPMKLNVNVEE
- a CDS encoding Dps family protein encodes the protein MTNQTVVNELNQQLADWNVLYTKLHNFHWNVKGPDFFTLHVKFEEFYNEAGVHIDEIAERILAIKGKPIATMKEFLETSNVEEATGQESARDMVASIAKDFHAVSTHAEAVIEAAGKVEDESTADMFIALKAELDKHTWMLEAYLG
- a CDS encoding M20/M25/M40 family metallo-hydrolase, coding for MSLPSIDAYVSEHKEQTLNTLFKILRQESISTQNKGMRECASLMQDLMREVGIEPELYETKGHPILYGELKSTNPEAKTILLYGHYDVQPPDPLDHWQSPPFEPTIRDGRIFARGAGDNKGQIVAQLLGVKAYLDSFGTLPVHLKFVIEGEEEMGSVNLPEFVEEHKNMLESDLVYTADGSSHSSGQPLVLLGVRGMLSLEIEIEGAAFDNHSGNTGNIVPNPAWELVELLHTMRSSDGRVLVEGFYDHIRPATEEEKKLLKDLPFDASEVGEKIGYPSLSLDGQSYHHKLTMEPTFNIFGMKSGYLDQGVKTITPSKASVKVDTRLVVDQDPADVFVKIERHVKAHHPTATVRFLGSMNPSRTPVDTEIVQQAITGIKEAFNQQPLIQPSLGGSLPDYVWTNILKAPSMLMPYANFDQRNHSPNENITLDHFFNGIRCTAHVIHELGK